Proteins encoded in a region of the Solanum dulcamara chromosome 9, daSolDulc1.2, whole genome shotgun sequence genome:
- the LOC129902993 gene encoding thymidine kinase-like, translated as MAFSSSARNPIDPRTGSKNSIHPGGEIHVIIGPMFAGKTTALLRRVNLESNDGRNVVMIKSSKDTRYAVDAVVTHDGTKFPCWSLPDLSSFKQRFGADAYEKVDVIGIDEAQFFEDLYEFCCNSADLDGKTVIVAGLDGDYLRKSFGSVLDIIPLADTVTKLTARCEVCNRRAFFTFRKTSETETELIGGANVYMPVCRQHYVNGQSVNESVKNVLESHKVPSVAP; from the exons ATGGCATTCTCATCATCTGCCAGAAATCCAATTGACCCGAGAACTGGATCCAAGAATAGTATTCATCCGGGCGGTGAAATCCATGTTATTATTGGTCCTATGTTTGCTGGAAAAACCACTGCTCTTCTTCGCCGCGTAAATTTGGAATCCAACGATGGGAG AAATGTGGTGATGATAAAGTCAAGTAAAGATACAAGATATGCTGTAGACGCAGTGGTGACACATGATGGGACAAAATTCCCATGTTGGTCATTGCCGGATCTTTCATCTTTCAAACAGAGATTTGGAGCAGATGCATATGAAAAG GTTGATGTGATCGGCATTGATGAAGCTCAGTTCTTTGAGGACCTTTATGAGTTCTGCTGCAATTCTGCTGATCTTGATGGGAAGACTGTAATTGTTGCAGGCCTAGATGGTGATTACCTGAG GAAAAGTTTTGGTTCAGTGCTCGACATAATTCCACTTGCTGATACTGTGACTAAGTTGACTGCTAGATGTGAAGTGTGTAACAGAAGGGCATTTTTCACCTTTAGAAAGACTAGTGAGACAGAAACTGAGCTTATAGGAGGTGCTAATGTGTACATGCCTGTTTGCCGTCAGCACTATGTTAACGGACAATCTGTCAATGAATCTGTAAAAAATGTTCTTGAATCTCATAAAGTACCTAGTGTTGCTCCATAA